In one Oryza glaberrima chromosome 2, OglaRS2, whole genome shotgun sequence genomic region, the following are encoded:
- the LOC127761367 gene encoding uncharacterized protein LOC127761367 yields the protein MASGLVVAATDPLRAFLASAAASHDLPADLRDLASSLAARSAVPYRSLRDIWCAASPGARPPLRRLLHGADFLLSSPKPRDKSDELKARLDKLREMQERKEYAELVRDVAPPAKEDSPELFSSYKDQIGFGLHVVLIMFTGYLVGFVAFRALFNNSPVMNAAGGILGLVGGMLMETVLFIIRSSSKELATSVPRPKKVQ from the exons ATGGCGTCGGGccttgtcgtcgccgccaccgacccCCTCCGCGCcttcctcgcctccgccgccgcctcccacgacCTCCCCGCTGACCTCCgcgacctcgcctcctccctcgccgcccgctCCGCCGTCCCCTACCGCTCCCTCCGCGACATCTGGTGCGCCGCCTCCCCCGGCGCCCgcccgcccctccgccgcctcctccacggcgCCGACTTCCTGCTCTCCAGCCCCAAGCCACGCGACAAG AGCGATGAGCTGAAGGCGAGGCTGGACAAGCTCAGGGAGATGCAGGAGAGGAAGGAGTACGCCGAACTCGTCAGGGAtgtcgcgccgccggcgaaggaggACAGCCCCGAGCTCTTCTCCTCCTACAAGGACCAGATTGGATTTG GTCTTCATGTTGTTCTTATAATGTTCACGGGTTATTTGGTTGGATTTGTTGCTTTCAGAGCTCTGTTCAACAACAGTCCTGTAATG AATGCTGCTGGAGGCATCTTAGGATTAGTCGGTGGCATGCTGATGGAAACGgttcttttcatcatcagatCATCTAGTAAAGAATTGGCCACTTCTGTTCCAAGACCAAAGAAAGTTCAGTAG